Within Takifugu rubripes chromosome 20, fTakRub1.2, whole genome shotgun sequence, the genomic segment ATGAGACTCGGAACAGTCAAAAATGCGCCGTTCATGCTTCTATCTGAAGCTTCACAGCACCAAAGGCAGCTTGCTCAGCAGGAAACGGTTGGAGAAGAGTCTGCTGAGACGTTAGCCGTTGGGAAGCGAGCGGAACCTCTCTGACATTTACGCCGTCTTTGTCTCCACAGTCAGTCTTCCTGCAGGACAATGTGATCAGTCAAATCCGTCAACTCGACCTTTCAGTGCTGACACACCTGCACTACTTATACCTGCAggtaataaacacacacacacacacagcagtgatTTGGTCCTGATAGCAGCTGAcgttctctccctccctctctagaACAACACCATCTCAGCAGTGGAACCAGGCTCTTTCAAGAACCAGGGTCAGTTGCTGGAGCTGGCATTGAATGGAAACCGCATCCACCTTTTAACAGCTGACATTTTTCAGGGACTCGAACATCTCCGCATTCTTTATCTAGCACGAAATGACATCACACGCCTGCTGGACTACACCTTCCGGGGCTTACAGGTGAACCAACTGAGGGCGCGGCGGAGCTGTGATTTCGCTGTGACGCGTTAAACGGTAGCTTCAGCACAGGAACCAACTTGAGATGAATTCATAGAAGATTCCACCCTCTGTGTCTTCCAGCGcctgcaggagctccacctgcagcacaacaATGTTGAGGTGTTATCAGACCAGGCTCTGGTGGGTCTGACCTCTTTGGCTCTTCTAGACTTGAGCAAGAATAATCTTCACACCATGGGCCCGGCGTCGCTGCAACCTCTGGTCAGCCTACAGGTGCTGCGCATCACAGGTGACCGTGACTCTGAACAAGGCGTCACCCTTCTGTATAATATCAATCAGCCTAATGAAGTTAAACCTCCTGGCGTGCGACGCCTGTGGTTTAAAAGGCTGTTTGATCTTAATTCTGGAAAAATGAATTCCCTGAATTTGATCGTTTTAGCGGCTTATCTAATCAGATACGTAAGGTAATCCCCATGGAGACATGCAGGAGCCTTCAGGGAAGCTGTGGCTCTGCTCTGAGCCTGTCACGGTGTGTGGGCTCCTCACTCAGAACCTCCCACAGTCTGGACCCATGTAGAAGGTTCGATAAGAACCAGCTGTCCCACACATGTTGCTGGTGTGGGACTGTCCACTTCACCTTCTTCCTCTCACTTGTGGAGATGTGTGTGAAATCCTCAGCCTGGAGTTGGGACTCTTCTCTGTCCCCTGAGAACCAGGGCGTCCAACTCAGAGGTTCTGGTGGACGCAGATGTTAAAGGTCAATGTCTTACAGCCTCAGTTGGGACACGTGGGCTGGAAAAGGCGAGAACAGACAGCTGACTCAGACCAAATCAGCAAACCCGAGCTAGCAAAAGGGATCAGTCACATTTGGAAGTTGCAGCAACATTTGAGAGGATGAAATTGAGTTTTGGGAGATTCTAAATACAACTGAAGGTTAAAGACAAGCTGAGAGAGACGCCATTCTGTAGTTGGAGGAAATTGAAGCCCCTCAGGGTTTCATGATGTGTGTATGATCCCTGCCTACCAGGAAGTTCTGACCTTGCGTCCTGCTCTCTTGCAGACAACCCGTGGCGCTGTGACTGTGCTCTCCACTGGCTGAGGGGCTGGATTGATGAGGAGGGTCAGCGGCTGCTTAGCTCTGCAGAGCGCCGTCTGGTTTGTATCGAGCCGCCGCGCCTCTCCCACCTGAGCCTGGTGGAGATCCCGCTGAATAGCCTGGTGTGTATCCCACCGCTGGTGCAGCTGGAGCACAGGAGGCTAGCTGTTCGTCTGGGGGAGAGCATACGGGTGTCCTGCCATGCTTCTGGTTACCCTCGGCCACAGGTTTGAACCCACTACAACAGCTTGATGCTGATCAGCTTGTGCGTAATGAACCGATAAACGAGTTTAGCCTTTTGAATGCTGAAATTATTTCGATGACTTAATGAAAAGCTGCGGGAAAATCCATCTTCCAGCCTCTTCTAGTATTCTTCAGGTCCAGGTCATATATGAATGACAAGAAGAAGATTtgtccatttgtttgtgtttttattgagccGATCATTCCCATGAAAGCTGATGATGATAATAAGGGAAACGTGGCAAACAGATAACAACAGTTAACACGCGAGTTTTTTTATTGATGCTCGgtcagcaggggaaaaaaaaagactttcattGCGCTGAGCGTGACCTGCCGGTCGTCTTTGCAGGTCACCTGGAGGAAGGCGTCCCAGGGGAAAACAGCGCTGTCTCCCAGAGCCCTGGTGCAGGAGCTGGACGCTGGAGACGACCTCACAGGCAGAGCGGAAGACCACGAAAAAGGCCGCGTCCATCTGCAGAAGAGTGAAGTGGAGCGCTTTGACCCTGACACTGGCAGCGGAATGTTGTTCCTGAATAATGTGACCGTGGCTCACGCAGGCTTCTATGAATGTGAAGCCTGGAATGCTGGGGGCATGGCCAGAGTAACCTTTGAGCTTGCCATCAACTCatccacatcctcctcctcctccttctcttccatcTGGGCCTCCTGGTCTCAGTTGTCCTCACCTTTCTCTCCTGCCTGGCCCCGCAGAAGGGGCCGTGGCCCTGTTTCGGGGTCAGATGTTAGCCGGGAGCCCCTATATGCTCTTGGTAGCATGGCCTTTAGCTCCCTCGGAGCTGCCACCCAGACTGCTATAGCTGTGGGCATCTCCCTCCTGACTCTGacggctctgctgctggttgcAATGATCTACAACCGGCATTATCAACGAGAGAAGGAAACCACCGGAGCGGTGAAGGTCTGTCTACTGCTGCATGCCTGTTAATGCAAGGTGTAAGAACACAGGGATTTTCTGCAATTCATGAATGGTCCTTCACCACCATCACTTCCAGATGCTGCAATACTAACTGGGCTCAATTAGATTAGCGGGAAGAACAGCTGCATGTCTGGGTGACGGTCCGAGCAGTGATCTGAGAGGGCTCAATTAGCCAAGATGAGGCAGGAGAGTAAAAGCTGGTCTTTGTAATCCAACTAAATTACACCAAAGCAAGAGCAGCTCcgttattaaaatattttgtgGTGTGTGAATGTACTGCGACCAAAGTAACTGATAGAAATAACGTTAGAAGGCGCGTAACTAGGCTAAAAAGCATGAAATTACCACAAAGCCTCCATTTTCCTGATTTTCCTGGAAGGTGACGTGATGAACCCTGTTTGTAATCTGCAGGAAGACAGCATCCTGTATGTGAATGACTACTCTGATGGCCCCACCACCTTTGCCCAGCTGGAGGAGTACCGGGACGAGCACGGCCATGAGATGTACGTCCTCAACCGGGCTAAGCCCGTGTTGCCTGACGCTCTGTCCGCCGCCGTCTCCACCACTAACCTGGGCTGCCACGCTCCATCTGACACGTCCAGCCACACGCTGAGTCCCACTCTGGCCCCCAgcaaggagcagcagcaggagggtgaCATCCGGACCATGAAGAGAATGGCCGGCGAGGGAGGGGAGGCAGAGCCCGTGATCACGTCAGAGGCCGAGGGGATGTTTCTTAATCACTCCAGCCTCTTCATGGACTCTCAGATCGCTTATGAGATCCACTGCTGAAGGAGCAAGGGAAGGCTCTCATTGCAACTTTGCCTGTAAAACATCATCTCCAGTCAGTCTGGCGGCCCCCCGGAGGGGGCAGACGGGGGTCTTTCTCGCTCCGTGAACTGCGAATGCTCCACATGTGCCCTGCTGGTGACCTCAGGCTGACATTAGagcagctggcagcagcagcctggaggccTGCGTAGACTTTATTCTGAAACTCTTGTCATTGTGCACAAAACCAGAGTTGTCCTAATCCTCTAAAGTGTCGGGATGAGGTGTAGATCTTTAATATCtacattttttatatttatattggtTCCTATTTCATTGATAGCCTTCATGTGTAGAACATCCTATAACGTTAGTCTGTAGAAAGCTGCTTTAGCTGCTTCCTCCACTTGTTGATTTTGTTCCTTCTGATGTTTGACACCCCCAGATccagaggaaaaacaactttaaactTTTTCTTCTGTGATGGAACCCCAGTGTGGTGCTGCTTCCATCCATCGTGGTTGAAGACACGgctcttctctttgtttcttcTGTCATTGTGTCGGTGGTCATTGCTTGTGACAATAAGCTCCTTTATGAGTCTGAGTAAAGCAGAGAAACGTGTGCAAGTGAATGAAACAGCAGTTATCATTACAGCACCAACACAATCCTGCTGGATACCCACACAGGgtcttcaatcaatcaatcaatcaatcaatcaatcaatctttatttatatagcatcttttacaatcaaaattgtttctaggcgctttccagaatcccagggcctgaccccagacaagcaacagtggcaaggaaaaactcccctttaacaggaagaaaccttgagcaggaccaggctcatgtagggggaccctcctgctgatggggggctgggtagagggagaggagaaggggcaggacaggtagaagataggataggtaggagaggagaggagaggagaggaaaccatgacccagcggggtgacagaggcctgtcaggtgatcatgtttctggaccccggcagccttggcctatagcagcacagctaagatgtgacctaatgattagacgaccccctaagtatgataatttgtctgtctatgattgtaactggaactactgaattagtgacaataagctttttcaaagaggtaggttttaagtctgatcttaaaagtagcgatggagtcagcctcccgtacctggacagggagctggttccacagcaggggggcctgggcCTTTACTGGGCCAGAGGTAGGAA encodes:
- the LOC101061069 gene encoding leucine-rich repeat-containing protein 24-like isoform X2 — translated: MAALLDCLLPVLLLSLSSPSRASPSCPLNCRCYSLTVECGSTGLRGLPKNIPPSTQSVFLQDNVISQIRQLDLSVLTHLHYLYLQNNTISAVEPGSFKNQDNPWRCDCALHWLRGWIDEEGQRLLSSAERRLVCIEPPRLSHLSLVEIPLNSLVCIPPLVQLEHRRLAVRLGESIRVSCHASGYPRPQVTWRKASQGKTALSPRALVQELDAGDDLTGRAEDHEKGRVHLQKSEVERFDPDTGSGMLFLNNVTVAHAGFYECEAWNAGGMARVTFELAINSSTSSSSSFSSIWASWSQLSSPFSPAWPRRRGRGPVSGSDVSREPLYALGSMAFSSLGAATQTAIAVGISLLTLTALLLVAMIYNRHYQREKETTGAVKEDSILYVNDYSDGPTTFAQLEEYRDEHGHEMYVLNRAKPVLPDALSAAVSTTNLGCHAPSDTSSHTLSPTLAPSKEQQQEGDIRTMKRMAGEGGEAEPVITSEAEGMFLNHSSLFMDSQIAYEIHC
- the LOC101061069 gene encoding leucine-rich repeat-containing protein 24-like isoform X1 is translated as MAALLDCLLPVLLLSLSSPSRASPSCPLNCRCYSLTVECGSTGLRGLPKNIPPSTQSVFLQDNVISQIRQLDLSVLTHLHYLYLQNNTISAVEPGSFKNQGQLLELALNGNRIHLLTADIFQGLEHLRILYLARNDITRLLDYTFRGLQRLQELHLQHNNVEVLSDQALVGLTSLALLDLSKNNLHTMGPASLQPLVSLQVLRITDNPWRCDCALHWLRGWIDEEGQRLLSSAERRLVCIEPPRLSHLSLVEIPLNSLVCIPPLVQLEHRRLAVRLGESIRVSCHASGYPRPQVTWRKASQGKTALSPRALVQELDAGDDLTGRAEDHEKGRVHLQKSEVERFDPDTGSGMLFLNNVTVAHAGFYECEAWNAGGMARVTFELAINSSTSSSSSFSSIWASWSQLSSPFSPAWPRRRGRGPVSGSDVSREPLYALGSMAFSSLGAATQTAIAVGISLLTLTALLLVAMIYNRHYQREKETTGAVKEDSILYVNDYSDGPTTFAQLEEYRDEHGHEMYVLNRAKPVLPDALSAAVSTTNLGCHAPSDTSSHTLSPTLAPSKEQQQEGDIRTMKRMAGEGGEAEPVITSEAEGMFLNHSSLFMDSQIAYEIHC